The Amycolatopsis endophytica genome includes the window ACCGGTGACCAGGCCGCCTTCCCCGGCGATACCGGCCGCATGGCAGGCGCGCTCGCGGCGGACGACCTCAGCACGGCCACGGTCCGCGGCCTGCACTTCGGTGGCCCCATCGCCGCGGGCGAGCCGACCGGGAACGAGCTGGCCGCCGCGGAAATCGTCCGCTGGCTGGACAAACGCTACGAACTCGCCGCGCGGCCCTGACCGTGACCCGGCGAGTGGTCCTACGACAGCTGTCGTATCCGAGGTGGCAGGATTCGACCGCTGTCCCTAGGCCGGGGCCGCTGTGGCGGCGACACTGATGCCTCGACGGCGGGGACCGGCACGAGGGAGTGCCGGCGCCGGGCGGCGGCGGCCGGGTGCTGCCGAGGCGACCACGGGAGGACCACATGCCCCAGCTGCTGACCGGCGCGACCATCATCGACGGCGTTGCCGACCAGGGCGTCGATGGCCGGGCCATCCTCATCGACGAGGGCCGGATCGCGGCGATCGGCCGGGAAGCGGACCTTCGCGTCCCCGCGGACGTCGAGACCGTCGACTTCGGTGGGAAGTACCTCATCCCCGGGCTGATGAACGCGAACGTGCATCTGCTGATGAGCGTCTTCCTCGAAACCCTCGTCCGCTACGAGGACCGCTACGAGGATCTGATCACCGAAGCCGCGCAGATCGCGCTGAAAAGCGGGATGACGACGGTGTTCGACACGTGGGGTCCGCGTCGTGCGCTGACGTCCGTCCGCGACCGGATCGACCGGGGCGAGATCGTGGCCAGCCGCATCCGCTGTGCCGGCAACATCGTCGGGTTCGACGGGCCGTTCTCCGGTGATTTCGACGGGCGGATCAGCGGGGTCGGCAGCTCCTACTTCGTCGACCGGATCAACGCGATGTGGGTGGAGAACACCGGGCGGCACCTGATGTGGCTGACGCCCGAGGCGGTCGGCGAGGAGGTCCGGGACTACATCGGGCGCGGCATCGACTTCGTCAAGTTCGCGTCGAATGAGCACGGCGCGACCGCGGCCGGTGCCTTCCTCCAGTTCTCGGGCCGCACGCAGCGGGTCATCGCCGACGAAGCCCACCGTGCCGGGCTGACCGCGCAGTCGCACGTTTCGTCGGTCGAAGGGCTCCGGCTCTCGCTGGAAGCGGGCTGTGACCTCATCCAGCACTGCAACGTCACGGGGCCGACCGAAATCCCGCGGGAGACGCTTGACCTGTTCGGGGAGCGGGGCTGTGGTGCCGTCCTGTTCCCGTTGACCGACAACGGGCTCTCGGTGCTGAAGGAGTCCGTTTCGGACTTCGAATGGACGATGTGGAAGGCCGCCGACACCAACTGCCGCAACCTCGTCGGCTCCGGTGCCACGATCCTCATGGCCAACGACGGGGGGATCATCGCCCCGGAGGTCATGCGCGAGCCGATGATCAAGAACACCTGGAACGGCCTGCCCGAAGGCGAAGCTCTCGGACGGCTCGCGACAGGTCACTTCGTCTGGCTGCGGGCGATGGAGGAGAAGGGCATGTCGCCGATGGAGCTGCTGCGTGCCGCGACCCGCAACGTGGCCGAGGCATACCGGGTCGACGACGACCTCGGCACGATCGAGACGGGCAAGATCGCCGACCTGGTGGTGCTCGACGCGGATCCATTGCAGGGCGCCAAAAACTACGAGAGCATCCACGCGGTCATCAAGGGCGGCGCACGGGTGGACCTCGGCGCGCTTCCCGAGCGGCCGCTGCTGACCGCGGACCTTCCCGGCCCGGCCGAGGAGGAGAGCCGGTACCACCGGTTCCTCCACCACGGTGCTCGCCTGCCGGGATGCCCGTCCTGTCTGCCCGGACCGCGGTGACGACAGCCGGGATACATTCACCGGCGTGAGCGAAGACCTCCAGCGGGTGGTGGACACGCTGGCCCGGCAGCTGGGCCGGGCGGTCGCGGTCGACGACGTCCATTTCCGGCTGCTCGCCTACAGCGCGCAGGCCGGCCTGATCGACGACATGCGGGCGCGGGTGGTGCTGACCCGGGAGGCTCCGCCGGAAGCGGTCGCCTGGTTGCGGCGGTTCCGGCTTTCCCGCGCTGACGGGCCGGTCCGCCTTCCCGCCGCCGCGGAACTCGACCTGCTGCCGCGGGTCGCCATCCCGATCCGGTTCCAGGGCGTCCAGTTCGGCTACCTGTGGCTCATCGACGCCGACGAGCCGGTGGACGATGCCGGGCTCGCTCTCGCCCGCACCGCGGCGGGCGAAGCCGCGGAGGTGCTGTTCCGTGAGCGGGCGCTGGGCGAGCTGCACGACGCGCGTGTCGGCGAGTACCTGCGGGACCTGATGTCCGAGGACGAGGTGGCCCGCGCACTCGCCGCCGACGGGCTCGTCGAATCGGATCTGTTCGCGGCGCGCGGGGATGTCGTCGCCGTCGTCGTCGCGCCGTTGCCGGTGGCCGGTCAGCAGGTCGACGAGGGTGACCGGCTGGCGCTCGGAGCGGCGCTGCGCGCGGCGGCCGGCGCGATGCCGTTCCGCGAGAGTATGGTGCTGGTCCGCCCTGACCACGGGCTGCTCGTCGTGACGCGGCGCGCGATGGAGCGCGTTCCCCGGCTCGCGGACGAGCTGTGCTCGTCGGCGGTGCGGCGGCTCGGGCGTGCCGACCGCTGGCGGGCCGTGGTCGCCGGGGTGGGCCGTGCGACGGCGCGGCTGGCCGACGCCGCGACCTCCTACCGGCAGGCTCTCGACGCGATCCGGGTCGCCGACGTGATCCCGGTGTTCCGGCCCGTCGCCCGTCACGACGCGCTCGGGATCTACGCCTTGCTGGCCGCCCAGCCGCGCGACCAGCTCCGGAGCATCGGGGTCGCGCAGGCGATCACCGCGCTCCTCGACACCGATCCCGCGCTCCTCGTCACCGCGGAGACCTTCCTCGACCGCGCGGGTGACTCCCGTGCGGCGGCCGAGCAGCTCGGTGTGCACCGGGCGACGATCTACCACCGGCTCCGCCGCGTCGGGGAACTGACCGGCTTCGACCTGAGCGACGGGGAACGCCGTCTGGTCCTGCATCTGGGCATCAAGGCGGCGCGGCTCCTCGGCGACATCTGACGCGACAGGTGTCGAACCGAACCCGCCGTGGTTCGACGTTGTGCGCACCCGCGCGGGCGTGAGGGCCATTACGCTGGCGAGATCCCAGAGGATCCGCAACCCCCAGGATGGTCATGTCTCTGCACCAGGACGCCGTGGTGGTGGACTGCCACAACGACCTCATCCTGCTGGTCGACCACTTCGACCAGCGCGATCGGCCCGGTCACTTCAAGGACTTCTGGCTGCCCGAACTGCGGGCCGGGGGAGTCGACGTCCAGATCCTGCCCATCTGCCTCGAACCGGCCTTCCAGTCCGAGGGCGGTCTGCGCCGCACGCTGTTGCTGGTGGAGCGCATCCACCGCCTCGCCGCCGAGCACAGCGAAGACGTGGCGGTGTGCCTGACCGGCGGCGAGATCGACGCGGCGGTCGCCGCGGGCAAGATCGCCCTCGTCATCGCGCTCGAAGGCGCGCACGGGATCGGGCAGGACGTCGCGCTCGTCCGCACCCTGCACCGGGTGGGCGTCCGGGTCGTGTCCATGGCCCACTTCGGCCGCACGTTCCTCGCCGACGGCAGTGGCCTCGACACGACTTCACGGAGCCGCCTCACGCCGCAAGGCATCGAGGCACTGCGTGAGATGGAAGAGCTCGGCATCGTCTTCGACATCAGCCACCTCGGCCTCGGTGGTGTCGACCACGTGCTCGAACTCGCCACGCGGCCGTTCCTGGCGACCCATTCGGCCTGCCTCGGCATCACCGACGTCCACCGCAACCTGCACGACGACCACATCAGGCAGATCGCCCGGCTCGGCGGTGTCATCGGGGTGGCCGCGGCGATCCCGTTCTTCATCGACGCCCGGCATCCGACGGCCGACCGGGTCGTCGACCACATCGAGCGGATCGCCGAGGTGGCAGGCATCGACCACGTCGGTCTCGGCCCCGACTTCATCGACGACTACTACCAGCAGGTCTTCGGCGGCTGGATCATCCCGCCCGATCTGGTGACCACCGCCGGGCACGCCGAGGTCGCCCGCCCCTCGGACCTGCCGAGGATCACCGAGGCGCTGGTGCGGCGCGGGTTCGCCGAATCCGACATCCGCAAGGTCCTGGGCGAGAACGTGCTGCGCGTGCT containing:
- a CDS encoding amidohydrolase family protein, which gives rise to MPQLLTGATIIDGVADQGVDGRAILIDEGRIAAIGREADLRVPADVETVDFGGKYLIPGLMNANVHLLMSVFLETLVRYEDRYEDLITEAAQIALKSGMTTVFDTWGPRRALTSVRDRIDRGEIVASRIRCAGNIVGFDGPFSGDFDGRISGVGSSYFVDRINAMWVENTGRHLMWLTPEAVGEEVRDYIGRGIDFVKFASNEHGATAAGAFLQFSGRTQRVIADEAHRAGLTAQSHVSSVEGLRLSLEAGCDLIQHCNVTGPTEIPRETLDLFGERGCGAVLFPLTDNGLSVLKESVSDFEWTMWKAADTNCRNLVGSGATILMANDGGIIAPEVMREPMIKNTWNGLPEGEALGRLATGHFVWLRAMEEKGMSPMELLRAATRNVAEAYRVDDDLGTIETGKIADLVVLDADPLQGAKNYESIHAVIKGGARVDLGALPERPLLTADLPGPAEEESRYHRFLHHGARLPGCPSCLPGPR
- a CDS encoding dipeptidase, translating into MSLHQDAVVVDCHNDLILLVDHFDQRDRPGHFKDFWLPELRAGGVDVQILPICLEPAFQSEGGLRRTLLLVERIHRLAAEHSEDVAVCLTGGEIDAAVAAGKIALVIALEGAHGIGQDVALVRTLHRVGVRVVSMAHFGRTFLADGSGLDTTSRSRLTPQGIEALREMEELGIVFDISHLGLGGVDHVLELATRPFLATHSACLGITDVHRNLHDDHIRQIARLGGVIGVAAAIPFFIDARHPTADRVVDHIERIAEVAGIDHVGLGPDFIDDYYQQVFGGWIIPPDLVTTAGHAEVARPSDLPRITEALVRRGFAESDIRKVLGENVLRVLRDVMTAPAGGSRG
- a CDS encoding PucR family transcriptional regulator encodes the protein MSEDLQRVVDTLARQLGRAVAVDDVHFRLLAYSAQAGLIDDMRARVVLTREAPPEAVAWLRRFRLSRADGPVRLPAAAELDLLPRVAIPIRFQGVQFGYLWLIDADEPVDDAGLALARTAAGEAAEVLFRERALGELHDARVGEYLRDLMSEDEVARALAADGLVESDLFAARGDVVAVVVAPLPVAGQQVDEGDRLALGAALRAAAGAMPFRESMVLVRPDHGLLVVTRRAMERVPRLADELCSSAVRRLGRADRWRAVVAGVGRATARLADAATSYRQALDAIRVADVIPVFRPVARHDALGIYALLAAQPRDQLRSIGVAQAITALLDTDPALLVTAETFLDRAGDSRAAAEQLGVHRATIYHRLRRVGELTGFDLSDGERRLVLHLGIKAARLLGDI